From Cricetulus griseus strain 17A/GY chromosome 1 unlocalized genomic scaffold, alternate assembly CriGri-PICRH-1.0 chr1_0, whole genome shotgun sequence, a single genomic window includes:
- the Cgn gene encoding cingulin isoform X2: MMADPRGPVDHGVQIRFITEPEGATEMGTLRRGGRRPPKDARASTYGVAVRVQGIAGQPFVVLNSGEKGSDSFGVQIKGGNNRGSPGTPSSDPEIPENPYSQFKGVPAASQGSTSDEELKDHWNGRLLRSQSQASLTGLASVSPTNRSTSLLELAPEKTPPVNTIDTAPLSSVDSLINKFDSQIGGQGRGRIGRRTRTLPHEQRKRSQSLDSRLSRDTHDRDREHQSPNHWTPGTKYDNQVNSSKQPSKSQSPLSSFSRSRQTQDWVLQSFEEPREKIPDPTTVQFKSTPDLLRDQREAAPPGSADHVKATIYGILREGSSESEAAVRRKVSLVLEQMQPVGMVSPASTKALAGQGELTRKVEELQKKLDEEVKKRQKLEPSRIGLERQLEEKAEECSRLQELLEKRKAEVQQSTKELQNMKLLLCQEEGLRHGLETQVKELQIKLKQGQSPEPAKDILMKDLLETRELLEGVLEGKQRVEEQLRLRERELTALKGALKEEVASHDQEVEHVRLQYQRDTEQLRRSMQDVTQDHAAMEAERQKMSSLVRELQKELEETSEETGHWQNMFQKNKEELRATKQELLQLRMEKEEMEEELGEKMEILQRDLEQARASARDVHQFEELKKELRRTQGELKELQEERQTQEVAGRQRDQELEKQLATLRAEADRGRDLEQQNLQLQKTLQKLRQDCDEASKAKRASEAEAKLQGHRRTTVETTLRETQEENDDFRRRILGLEQQLKEARGLAEGGEAVEARLRDKVHRLEVEKEQLEEALNAAREEEGSLAAANRALEIRLDEAQRGLARLGQEQQALNRALEEEGRQREALRRSKAELEEQKHLLNKTVDRLNKELEQIGDDSKLALQQLQAQMEDYKEKARREVADAQRQAKDWASEAEKNSGGLSRLQDELQKLRQALQTSQAERDTARLDKELLAQRLQGLEQEAENKKRTQDDKARQLKNLEEKVSRLEAELDEEKNTVELLTDRVNRGRDQVDQLRTELMQERSARQDLECDKISLERQNKDLKTRLASSEGFQKPSASFSQLEAQNQQLQEQLQAEEREKTVLQSTNRKLERKVKELSIQIEDERQHVNDQKDQLSLRVKTLKRQVDEAEEEIARLDSLRKKAQRELEEQHEINEQLQARIKALEKDAWRKASRSATEAAFKQEELSSDEEFDSVYDPSSIASLLTESNLQTSSC, encoded by the exons ATGATGGCTGATCCTCGGGGTCCTGTAGACCATGGAGTCCAAATTCGCTTTATCACAGAGCCGGAGGGTGCTACTGAGATGGGTACCCTTCGTCGCGGTGGGAGACGCCCTCCTAAGGATGCAAGAGCCAGTACCTATGGGGTCGCTGTGCGTGTGCAGGGCATTGCTGGACAGCCTTTTGTGGTGCTTAACAGTGGAGAGAAGGGGAGTGACTCCTTTGGGGTCCAAATCAAGGGGGGCAACAACCGGGGGTCCCCAGGAACACCGAGCTCTGATCCAGAGATCCCTGAGAACCCCTACTCTCAATTCAAGGGGGTTCCTGCCGCTTCTCAGGGCAGCACATCTGATGAGGAGCTCAAGGACCACTGGAATGGAAGACTGCTCCGATCCCAGTCGCAAGCCTCTCTGACAGGGCTTGCTTCTGTGAGTCCTACCAATAGGAGCACCAGCTTGTTGGAGCTAGCCCCTGAAAAGACTCCCCCGGTTAACACCATTGACACTGCCCCCTTGTCTTCAGTGGACTCACTCATCAACAAGTTTGATAGTCAAATCGGGGGCCAGGGCCGGGGCCGGATTGGCCGCCGCACGCGGACGCTTCCTCATGAACAGCGCAAGCGGAGCCAGAGTCTGGACAGCCGGCTGTCACGGGATACCCACGATCGGGATCGGGAACACCAGTCCCCCAACCACTGGACCCCTGGCACAAAGTATGACAACCAAGTGAACAGTTCAAAGCAGCCATCCAAGAGCCAGAGCCCTCTCAGCAGCTTTAGCCGTTCCCGGCAGACTCAAGACTGGGTCCTACAGAGCTTTGAGGAACCACGGGAGAAAATACCGGATCCCACCACGGTGCAG TTCAAATCAACTCCAGACCTTCTCCGAGACCAGCGGGAGGCAGCACCGCCAGGCAGCGCGGACCATGTGAAGGCCACCATCTATGGCATCCTAAGGGAGGG AAGCTCAGAAAGTGAAGCAGCTGTAAGGAGGAAAGTTAGTTTGGTGTTGGAGCAGATGCAGCCTGTGGGG ATGGTTTCTCCTGCTTCTACTAAGGCCCTGGCAGGGCAGGGTGAGCTTACCCGAAAAGTGGAGGAGCTCCAGAAAAAGCTGGATGAGGAGGTGAAG AAGCGGCAGAAGCTAGAGCCATCCAGGATTGGGCTAGAGAGGCAGCTGGAGGAAAAGGCAGAAGAGTGTAGCCGGCTGCAGGAGCTGCTGGAGAAGAGAAAGGCGGAGGTCCAGCAGAGCACCAAGGA GCTTCAGAACATGAAGCTCCTCCTGTGCCAGGAAGAAGGGTTACGGCATGGGCTGGAGACCCAGGTGAAGGAGCTACAGATCAAGCTGAAACAGGGCCAGAGTCCTGAGCCTGCAAAGGACATTCTCATGAAG GATTTGTTAGAAACCCGGGAACTTCTGGAAGGGGTCTTAGAGGGAAAGCAGCGAGTAGAGGAGCAGCTGAGGCTGAGGGAACGGGAGCTGACAGCCCTGAAGGGGGCCCTGAAAGAGGAGGTGGCCTCCCATGACCAGGAAGTGGAACATGTCCGGTTGCAATACCAGAGAGACACGGAGCAGCTTCGCCGGAGCATGCAAGATGTGACTCAG GACCATGCTGCCatggaagcagagaggcagaagaTGTCTTCCCTGGTACGGGAGCTGCAAAAGGAGCTAGAGGAGACCTCAGAAGAGACAGGGCATTGGCAGAACATGTTCCAGAAAAACAAGGAGGAGCTGAGAGCCACCAAGCAGGA ACTTCTGCAGCTGCGaatggagaaggaggagatggaagaggaacTTGGGGAGAAGATGGAGATTTTACAGAGGGACTTAGAACAAGCTCGAGCCAGTGCAAGAGATGTTCACCAGTTTGAGGAGCTCAAAAAG GAGCTAAGACGCACCCAGGGGGAGCTTAAAGAGCTTCAGGAAGAGCGACAGACCCAGGAGGTGGCTGGGCGACAGCGGGACCAGGAGTTAGAGAAGCAGCTGGCCACGCTGAGGGCTGAGGCTGATCGAGGCCGAGACCTGGAACAGCAGAACCTTCAGCTACAAAAGACCCTGCAGAAACTGCGGCAGGACTGTGATGAGGCTTCCAAG GCTAAGCGGGCATCAGAGGCAGAGGCCAAGTTGCAGGGGCACCGTCGGACAACAGTGGAAACCACACTACGGGAGACCCAGGAGGAAAACGATGACTTCCGAAGGCGCATCCTGGGTCTGGAGCAGCAGTTGAAGGAGGCCCGAGGCCTGGCGGAGGGAGGGGAAGCGGTGGAGGCAAGACTTCGCGACAAAGTGCATCGCTTGGAG gtaGAGAAAGAGCAGCTAGAGGAAGCTCTGAATGCTGCccgggaggaggaggggagcctGGCAGCAGCCAACCGAGCTCTGGAGATCCGGCTGGATGAGGCCCAGAGGGGGCTGGCACGCCTTGGGCAGGAACAGCAAGCCCTGAACCGAGCCCTagaagaagaggggaggcagagggaggctctCCGAAGGAGTAAGGCAGAGCTGGAGGAGCAGAAGCATTTACTGAACAAGACCGTGGACCGATTGAACAAAGAG TTGGAGCAGATTGGGGATGACTCCAAGCTAGCCCTGCAGCAACTCCAGGCCCAGATGGAAGATTACAAGGAAAAGGCCCGGAGGGAAGTAGCCGATGCCCAGCGCCAGGCCAAGGACTGGGCCAGTGAGGCCGAAAAGAATTCAGGGGGGTTGAGCCGGCTTCAAGATGAG CTGCAAAAGTTGCGGCAGGCCTTGCAGACATCCCAGGCTGAGCGGGACACAGCCCGGCTGGACAAAGAGCTGCTGGCCCAGCGACTGCAGGGGCTAGAGCAGGAGGCTGAGAACAAGAAGCGCACCCAGGACGACAAGGCTCGACAGCTGAAGAACCTCGAG gaGAAAGTCTCACGGCTGGAAGCAGAGttagatgaagaaaagaacaCAGTGGAACTGCTAACAGATCGTGTGAACCGTGGCCGGGACCAG GTGGATCAGCTGAGGACAGAACTTATGCAGGAGAGATCTGCTCGGCAGGACTTGGAGTGTGACAAAATCTCCTTGGAGAGACAG AACAAGGACTTGAAGACCCGGTTAGCCAGCTCAGAAGGCTTCCAGAAACCCAGTGCCAGCTTCTCTCAACTTGAGGCCCAGAATCAACAGTTACAAGAGCAGCTGCAAGCTGAAGAGAG AGAGAAGACAGTTCTGCAGTCCACCAATCGGAAGCTAGAACGGAAAGTTAAAGAGCTCTCTATCCAGATCGAAGATGAGCGTCAGCACGTCAACGACCAGAAGGACCAG CTAAGCCTGAGGGTGAAGACTTTGAAGCGGCAGGTGGATGAAGCTGAAGAGGAAATTGCGCGGCTGGACAGCCTGAGGAAGAAGGCACAGAGGGAGCTGGAGGAACAGCACGAGATCAATGAGCAGCTCCAGGCCCGGATCAAAGCCTTGGAAAAGGATGCCTG GCGAAAAGCTTCCCGCTCAGCTACCGAGGCAGCCTTCAAACAAGAGGAGCTGAGCTCTGATGAGGAATTTGACAGTGTCTACGACCCCTCATCCATTGCATCACTGCTCACGGAGAGCAACCTGCAGACCAGTTCCTGTTAG
- the Cgn gene encoding cingulin isoform X1 gives MADPRGPVDHGVQIRFITEPEGATEMGTLRRGGRRPPKDARASTYGVAVRVQGIAGQPFVVLNSGEKGSDSFGVQIKGGNNRGSPGTPSSDPEIPENPYSQFKGVPAASQGSTSDEELKDHWNGRLLRSQSQASLTGLASVSPTNRSTSLLELAPEKTPPVNTIDTAPLSSVDSLINKFDSQIGGQGRGRIGRRTRTLPHEQRKRSQSLDSRLSRDTHDRDREHQSPNHWTPGTKYDNQVNSSKQPSKSQSPLSSFSRSRQTQDWVLQSFEEPREKIPDPTTVQFKSTPDLLRDQREAAPPGSADHVKATIYGILREGSSESEAAVRRKVSLVLEQMQPVGALAGQGELTRKVEELQKKLDEEVKKRQKLEPSRIGLERQLEEKAEECSRLQELLEKRKAEVQQSTKELQNMKLLLCQEEGLRHGLETQVKELQIKLKQGQSPEPAKDILMKDLLETRELLEGVLEGKQRVEEQLRLRERELTALKGALKEEVASHDQEVEHVRLQYQRDTEQLRRSMQDVTQDHAAMEAERQKMSSLVRELQKELEETSEETGHWQNMFQKNKEELRATKQELLQLRMEKEEMEEELGEKMEILQRDLEQARASARDVHQFEELKKELRRTQGELKELQEERQTQEVAGRQRDQELEKQLATLRAEADRGRDLEQQNLQLQKTLQKLRQDCDEASKAKRASEAEAKLQGHRRTTVETTLRETQEENDDFRRRILGLEQQLKEARGLAEGGEAVEARLRDKVHRLEVEKEQLEEALNAAREEEGSLAAANRALEIRLDEAQRGLARLGQEQQALNRALEEEGRQREALRRSKAELEEQKHLLNKTVDRLNKELEQIGDDSKLALQQLQAQMEDYKEKARREVADAQRQAKDWASEAEKNSGGLSRLQDELQKLRQALQTSQAERDTARLDKELLAQRLQGLEQEAENKKRTQDDKARQLKNLEEKVSRLEAELDEEKNTVELLTDRVNRGRDQVDQLRTELMQERSARQDLECDKISLERQNKDLKTRLASSEGFQKPSASFSQLEAQNQQLQEQLQAEEREKTVLQSTNRKLERKVKELSIQIEDERQHVNDQKDQLSLRVKTLKRQVDEAEEEIARLDSLRKKAQRELEEQHEINEQLQARIKALEKDAWRKASRSATEAAFKQEELSSDEEFDSVYDPSSIASLLTESNLQTSSC, from the exons ATGGCTGATCCTCGGGGTCCTGTAGACCATGGAGTCCAAATTCGCTTTATCACAGAGCCGGAGGGTGCTACTGAGATGGGTACCCTTCGTCGCGGTGGGAGACGCCCTCCTAAGGATGCAAGAGCCAGTACCTATGGGGTCGCTGTGCGTGTGCAGGGCATTGCTGGACAGCCTTTTGTGGTGCTTAACAGTGGAGAGAAGGGGAGTGACTCCTTTGGGGTCCAAATCAAGGGGGGCAACAACCGGGGGTCCCCAGGAACACCGAGCTCTGATCCAGAGATCCCTGAGAACCCCTACTCTCAATTCAAGGGGGTTCCTGCCGCTTCTCAGGGCAGCACATCTGATGAGGAGCTCAAGGACCACTGGAATGGAAGACTGCTCCGATCCCAGTCGCAAGCCTCTCTGACAGGGCTTGCTTCTGTGAGTCCTACCAATAGGAGCACCAGCTTGTTGGAGCTAGCCCCTGAAAAGACTCCCCCGGTTAACACCATTGACACTGCCCCCTTGTCTTCAGTGGACTCACTCATCAACAAGTTTGATAGTCAAATCGGGGGCCAGGGCCGGGGCCGGATTGGCCGCCGCACGCGGACGCTTCCTCATGAACAGCGCAAGCGGAGCCAGAGTCTGGACAGCCGGCTGTCACGGGATACCCACGATCGGGATCGGGAACACCAGTCCCCCAACCACTGGACCCCTGGCACAAAGTATGACAACCAAGTGAACAGTTCAAAGCAGCCATCCAAGAGCCAGAGCCCTCTCAGCAGCTTTAGCCGTTCCCGGCAGACTCAAGACTGGGTCCTACAGAGCTTTGAGGAACCACGGGAGAAAATACCGGATCCCACCACGGTGCAG TTCAAATCAACTCCAGACCTTCTCCGAGACCAGCGGGAGGCAGCACCGCCAGGCAGCGCGGACCATGTGAAGGCCACCATCTATGGCATCCTAAGGGAGGG AAGCTCAGAAAGTGAAGCAGCTGTAAGGAGGAAAGTTAGTTTGGTGTTGGAGCAGATGCAGCCTGTGGGG GCCCTGGCAGGGCAGGGTGAGCTTACCCGAAAAGTGGAGGAGCTCCAGAAAAAGCTGGATGAGGAGGTGAAG AAGCGGCAGAAGCTAGAGCCATCCAGGATTGGGCTAGAGAGGCAGCTGGAGGAAAAGGCAGAAGAGTGTAGCCGGCTGCAGGAGCTGCTGGAGAAGAGAAAGGCGGAGGTCCAGCAGAGCACCAAGGA GCTTCAGAACATGAAGCTCCTCCTGTGCCAGGAAGAAGGGTTACGGCATGGGCTGGAGACCCAGGTGAAGGAGCTACAGATCAAGCTGAAACAGGGCCAGAGTCCTGAGCCTGCAAAGGACATTCTCATGAAG GATTTGTTAGAAACCCGGGAACTTCTGGAAGGGGTCTTAGAGGGAAAGCAGCGAGTAGAGGAGCAGCTGAGGCTGAGGGAACGGGAGCTGACAGCCCTGAAGGGGGCCCTGAAAGAGGAGGTGGCCTCCCATGACCAGGAAGTGGAACATGTCCGGTTGCAATACCAGAGAGACACGGAGCAGCTTCGCCGGAGCATGCAAGATGTGACTCAG GACCATGCTGCCatggaagcagagaggcagaagaTGTCTTCCCTGGTACGGGAGCTGCAAAAGGAGCTAGAGGAGACCTCAGAAGAGACAGGGCATTGGCAGAACATGTTCCAGAAAAACAAGGAGGAGCTGAGAGCCACCAAGCAGGA ACTTCTGCAGCTGCGaatggagaaggaggagatggaagaggaacTTGGGGAGAAGATGGAGATTTTACAGAGGGACTTAGAACAAGCTCGAGCCAGTGCAAGAGATGTTCACCAGTTTGAGGAGCTCAAAAAG GAGCTAAGACGCACCCAGGGGGAGCTTAAAGAGCTTCAGGAAGAGCGACAGACCCAGGAGGTGGCTGGGCGACAGCGGGACCAGGAGTTAGAGAAGCAGCTGGCCACGCTGAGGGCTGAGGCTGATCGAGGCCGAGACCTGGAACAGCAGAACCTTCAGCTACAAAAGACCCTGCAGAAACTGCGGCAGGACTGTGATGAGGCTTCCAAG GCTAAGCGGGCATCAGAGGCAGAGGCCAAGTTGCAGGGGCACCGTCGGACAACAGTGGAAACCACACTACGGGAGACCCAGGAGGAAAACGATGACTTCCGAAGGCGCATCCTGGGTCTGGAGCAGCAGTTGAAGGAGGCCCGAGGCCTGGCGGAGGGAGGGGAAGCGGTGGAGGCAAGACTTCGCGACAAAGTGCATCGCTTGGAG gtaGAGAAAGAGCAGCTAGAGGAAGCTCTGAATGCTGCccgggaggaggaggggagcctGGCAGCAGCCAACCGAGCTCTGGAGATCCGGCTGGATGAGGCCCAGAGGGGGCTGGCACGCCTTGGGCAGGAACAGCAAGCCCTGAACCGAGCCCTagaagaagaggggaggcagagggaggctctCCGAAGGAGTAAGGCAGAGCTGGAGGAGCAGAAGCATTTACTGAACAAGACCGTGGACCGATTGAACAAAGAG TTGGAGCAGATTGGGGATGACTCCAAGCTAGCCCTGCAGCAACTCCAGGCCCAGATGGAAGATTACAAGGAAAAGGCCCGGAGGGAAGTAGCCGATGCCCAGCGCCAGGCCAAGGACTGGGCCAGTGAGGCCGAAAAGAATTCAGGGGGGTTGAGCCGGCTTCAAGATGAG CTGCAAAAGTTGCGGCAGGCCTTGCAGACATCCCAGGCTGAGCGGGACACAGCCCGGCTGGACAAAGAGCTGCTGGCCCAGCGACTGCAGGGGCTAGAGCAGGAGGCTGAGAACAAGAAGCGCACCCAGGACGACAAGGCTCGACAGCTGAAGAACCTCGAG gaGAAAGTCTCACGGCTGGAAGCAGAGttagatgaagaaaagaacaCAGTGGAACTGCTAACAGATCGTGTGAACCGTGGCCGGGACCAG GTGGATCAGCTGAGGACAGAACTTATGCAGGAGAGATCTGCTCGGCAGGACTTGGAGTGTGACAAAATCTCCTTGGAGAGACAG AACAAGGACTTGAAGACCCGGTTAGCCAGCTCAGAAGGCTTCCAGAAACCCAGTGCCAGCTTCTCTCAACTTGAGGCCCAGAATCAACAGTTACAAGAGCAGCTGCAAGCTGAAGAGAG AGAGAAGACAGTTCTGCAGTCCACCAATCGGAAGCTAGAACGGAAAGTTAAAGAGCTCTCTATCCAGATCGAAGATGAGCGTCAGCACGTCAACGACCAGAAGGACCAG CTAAGCCTGAGGGTGAAGACTTTGAAGCGGCAGGTGGATGAAGCTGAAGAGGAAATTGCGCGGCTGGACAGCCTGAGGAAGAAGGCACAGAGGGAGCTGGAGGAACAGCACGAGATCAATGAGCAGCTCCAGGCCCGGATCAAAGCCTTGGAAAAGGATGCCTG GCGAAAAGCTTCCCGCTCAGCTACCGAGGCAGCCTTCAAACAAGAGGAGCTGAGCTCTGATGAGGAATTTGACAGTGTCTACGACCCCTCATCCATTGCATCACTGCTCACGGAGAGCAACCTGCAGACCAGTTCCTGTTAG